In a genomic window of Myxococcales bacterium:
- the lexA gene encoding transcriptional repressor LexA — protein MADILTDRQQQILDFISQSINGRGFPPTLREIGEHFGIKSTNGVNDHLKALEKKGHLRREDLKSRAMRPVAMANVVSLAERRRTVGNVDLISDDDDLAEVPILGKVAAGQPILAVEQATDSVRVDRVLLGGHREVFGLRIVGESMIDDGIFDGDYVFVKKTAAARTGDIVVAMIEGEATVKRYYPEGDRIRFQPANTNMLPIIVRKSEFKSVDIIGIVVGVYRKL, from the coding sequence ATGGCCGACATTCTGACCGACCGCCAGCAGCAGATTCTTGATTTCATTTCACAATCCATCAACGGACGGGGGTTCCCGCCGACGCTCCGCGAGATCGGCGAGCACTTCGGCATCAAGTCGACCAACGGCGTCAACGACCACCTGAAGGCCCTCGAGAAGAAGGGCCACCTGCGCCGCGAGGACCTGAAGTCCCGGGCCATGCGCCCGGTGGCGATGGCCAACGTGGTGTCCCTGGCCGAGCGGCGGCGCACGGTCGGCAACGTCGACCTCATCAGCGACGACGACGATCTCGCCGAGGTGCCGATCCTCGGCAAGGTCGCCGCGGGCCAGCCGATCCTCGCGGTCGAGCAGGCCACCGACTCGGTCCGGGTCGATCGCGTGCTGCTCGGCGGGCACCGCGAGGTGTTCGGCCTGCGGATCGTCGGCGAGTCGATGATCGACGACGGCATCTTCGACGGCGACTACGTCTTCGTGAAGAAGACCGCGGCCGCGCGCACCGGCGACATCGTCGTGGCGATGATCGAGGGCGAGGCCACGGTCAAGCGCTACTACCCCGAGGGCGATCGCATCCGGTTCCAGCCGGCGAACACGAACATGCTGCCGATCATCGTGCGCAAGTCCGAGTTCAAGTCGGTCGACATCATCGGCATCGTCGTCGGCGTCTACCGCAAGCTGTAG
- the murJ gene encoding murein biosynthesis integral membrane protein MurJ: MSERRLGRVAGLVSLATLLSRVLGLVREQVFAAMLGASNLADAYIAAFRLPNLLRDLLAEGALSQAFIPSFRAELTQRDPAAAYRLAARVAGNVIVVVGGLVGLAMVFAPGLVASMVGDFDTVPGKVDLTVTLTRVMLPFLLLASLTAIAMGMQQAQERYAAPALSPATFNLVAITVGVGLHASGLPGRGVVIGWALGTVVAGVAQLAVQLPGLWRLGWRPRLGLDLRLRDPAVRRVVRVLAPAILAAAAVQLNVFINTIYASEDPGAVSWLAYAFRFLQLPIGVFGVAIATVSTTRYVDAAARRDDAALARHVTDGLRLVAFLCVPAMVGLIVDAEAVIRLIYQHGRFAPRDTAATSIALDLYVLGLPADAAVKVMAPVCYAVDRTRLAVIASVVAVAGNLIANATLHLRYGYRALALGTAIAAIVNAGILYAGIHRAIVRLPGRELAAHLARVSAAALGMGACAWVTERGLDRAIGHHGLGARALDALAPVVVGAAVYALLAAWLGIAEVRPLIDRLRRRAR, encoded by the coding sequence ATGAGCGAGCGCCGGCTCGGGCGCGTCGCCGGCCTGGTGTCGCTCGCGACCTTGCTGTCGCGGGTGCTCGGGCTGGTGCGCGAGCAGGTGTTCGCGGCCATGCTCGGCGCCTCGAACCTGGCCGACGCGTACATCGCGGCGTTCCGCCTGCCCAACCTCCTGCGGGATCTGCTGGCCGAGGGCGCGCTGTCCCAGGCGTTCATCCCGTCGTTCCGGGCCGAGCTGACCCAGCGCGATCCCGCCGCCGCGTACCGGCTGGCCGCGCGCGTCGCCGGCAACGTGATCGTCGTGGTCGGCGGGCTGGTCGGGCTGGCGATGGTGTTCGCGCCCGGGCTGGTCGCCAGCATGGTCGGCGACTTCGACACCGTGCCCGGCAAGGTCGACCTGACCGTCACGCTCACGCGCGTGATGCTGCCGTTCCTCCTGCTCGCCAGCCTGACCGCGATCGCGATGGGCATGCAGCAGGCGCAGGAGCGCTACGCGGCGCCGGCGCTGTCGCCGGCGACGTTCAACCTGGTGGCGATCACCGTCGGCGTCGGCCTGCACGCGTCCGGCCTGCCCGGCCGCGGCGTCGTGATCGGCTGGGCGCTCGGCACGGTCGTGGCCGGCGTCGCGCAGCTCGCGGTGCAGCTCCCCGGCCTGTGGCGGCTGGGCTGGCGGCCGCGGCTCGGCCTCGATCTGCGCCTGCGCGATCCGGCGGTGCGGCGCGTGGTCCGGGTGCTGGCGCCGGCGATCCTGGCGGCGGCCGCGGTCCAGCTCAACGTCTTCATCAACACGATCTACGCGTCGGAGGATCCCGGCGCGGTGTCGTGGCTGGCCTACGCGTTCCGGTTCCTGCAGCTGCCGATCGGCGTGTTCGGGGTGGCGATCGCGACGGTGTCGACCACCCGCTACGTCGACGCCGCCGCGCGGCGCGACGACGCCGCGCTGGCCCGCCACGTCACCGACGGCCTGCGGCTGGTGGCGTTCCTGTGCGTGCCGGCGATGGTCGGCCTGATCGTCGACGCCGAGGCGGTGATCCGGCTGATCTACCAGCACGGTCGGTTCGCGCCGCGCGACACCGCCGCGACCTCGATCGCGCTGGATCTGTACGTGCTGGGCCTGCCGGCCGACGCCGCGGTCAAGGTCATGGCGCCGGTCTGCTACGCGGTCGACCGCACCCGCCTGGCGGTGATCGCGTCGGTCGTGGCGGTGGCCGGCAACCTGATCGCCAACGCCACGCTGCACCTGCGCTACGGCTACCGCGCGCTCGCGCTGGGCACCGCGATCGCGGCGATCGTCAACGCCGGCATCCTCTACGCCGGCATCCACCGCGCGATCGTGCGCCTGCCCGGCCGCGAGCTGGCCGCGCACCTGGCCCGGGTCAGCGCCGCCGCGCTCGGCATGGGCGCGTGCGCGTGGGTCACCGAGCGCGGGCTCGATCGCGCGATCGGTCACCACGGGCTCGGCGCGCGCGCGCTCGACGCGCTGGCGCCGGTGGTCGTGGGCGCGGCGGTCTACGCGCTCCTCGCTGCGTGGCTCGGCATCGCCGAGGTCCGCCCGCTGATCGATCGGCTGCGCCGGCGCGCGCGCTGA
- a CDS encoding GAF domain-containing protein — MGGTDRNRVAFETARLALARLRIGADAADHEVALLGALQLCAHTVKVERVGFWRFAHDRTVLELALGYARSSSDRSSGEVLLGSRHPTYWAAINERRLIAAHDAQHDPATAELAARYLIPLGITSLLDAPVFRAGELVGVVCFEHVGPARTWTADELAFATTTADVVAMALEQADRLLAEAALRVQTGRLAAAEKLDVIERLCRGLAHDFANVLLAVELVGGRLAQRGDAELAESLRGCAQVGGNLVGQLRRFAARGEDAPPRLAVRAVLERMVPIVVTLVRDTAAVEVEVEGLPPDAEAALAPTHLEQIILNLCLNARDAITAPGTIRLRARADDTAVVLEVSDDGAGIPPELLERIFEPYFTTKASGTGLGLATVKAIVDEADAAIEVGSVVGRGTTFTLTLPRT, encoded by the coding sequence ATGGGGGGCACCGATCGCAACCGGGTCGCGTTCGAGACCGCACGGCTGGCGCTCGCGCGGCTGCGGATCGGCGCCGACGCCGCCGACCACGAGGTCGCGCTCCTGGGCGCGCTGCAGCTGTGCGCGCACACGGTCAAGGTCGAGCGGGTCGGGTTCTGGCGCTTCGCGCACGATCGGACCGTGCTCGAGCTCGCCCTCGGCTACGCCCGGTCGTCGAGCGATCGCAGCTCGGGCGAGGTGCTGCTCGGCTCGCGCCACCCGACCTACTGGGCCGCGATCAACGAGCGCCGGCTCATCGCCGCGCACGACGCCCAGCACGACCCCGCGACCGCCGAGCTGGCCGCCCGCTACCTGATCCCGCTGGGCATCACGTCGCTCCTCGACGCGCCGGTGTTCCGCGCCGGGGAGCTGGTGGGCGTGGTGTGCTTCGAGCACGTCGGCCCGGCCCGGACCTGGACCGCCGACGAGCTGGCGTTCGCGACCACGACCGCCGACGTCGTCGCGATGGCGCTCGAGCAGGCCGACCGGCTGCTGGCCGAGGCGGCGCTGCGGGTCCAGACCGGCCGCCTGGCCGCGGCCGAGAAGCTCGACGTGATCGAGCGGCTGTGCCGCGGGCTGGCCCACGACTTCGCCAACGTCCTGCTCGCGGTCGAGCTGGTCGGCGGCCGCCTGGCCCAGCGCGGCGACGCCGAGCTGGCCGAGAGCCTGCGGGGGTGCGCCCAGGTCGGCGGCAACCTGGTCGGGCAGCTGCGCCGGTTCGCGGCCCGCGGCGAGGACGCGCCGCCGCGGCTGGCGGTGCGCGCCGTGCTCGAACGGATGGTGCCGATCGTGGTCACGCTGGTGCGCGACACCGCCGCGGTCGAGGTCGAGGTCGAGGGCCTGCCGCCCGACGCCGAGGCCGCCCTGGCGCCGACCCACCTCGAGCAGATCATCTTGAACCTGTGCCTGAACGCGCGCGACGCGATCACCGCGCCCGGCACGATCCGGCTCCGCGCCCGCGCCGACGACACGGCGGTCGTGCTCGAGGTCAGCGACGACGGCGCCGGGATCCCGCCCGAGCTGCTCGAGCGGATCTTCGAGCCGTACTTCACGACCAAGGCCAGCGGCACCGGCCTGGGCCTGGCCACGGTCAAGGCCATCGTCGACGAGGCCGACGCCGCGATCGAGGTCGGCAGCGTCGTCGGCCGCGGCACGACCTTCACGCTGACGCTGCCGCGCACGTGA
- a CDS encoding ketoacyl-ACP synthase III, which yields MIRTAILGLGSFVPERVVTNDELRFLDGSHTRQAEQTMTTDDAWIQKRTGIRERRYVAPGVATSDLAAEAAKRALDDAGVAAAEIDCIIVGTLSPDIFFPGVGVFLQRKLGISEKTSCPCYDIRQQCSAFLYGMQMADAFIKTGLYKRVLLVGAEIHSHSIDFSDRGRDVTVLFGDGAGAVVLGPAPTDDPRSGVIYTKVHADGTGAENLYIKIFDITKAPYIAYDTRDLEVNKDIYPQMDGKRVYVRAVREMNLATQRALADTGLTWDDIDWFVPHQANLRINEQVAQLAQVPAEKCLNSIQFYGNTTAATVPLTIDHWRKAGKVKKGDRVLSTVFGSGFTWGSAIFTV from the coding sequence ATGATCCGTACCGCCATCCTCGGGCTTGGTTCGTTCGTGCCCGAACGCGTCGTCACCAACGACGAGCTCCGGTTCCTCGACGGGAGCCACACGCGCCAGGCCGAGCAGACCATGACCACCGACGACGCGTGGATCCAGAAGCGGACCGGCATCCGCGAGCGCCGCTACGTCGCGCCCGGCGTCGCCACCAGCGATCTGGCCGCCGAGGCCGCCAAGCGCGCGCTCGACGACGCCGGCGTGGCCGCGGCCGAGATCGACTGCATCATCGTCGGCACGCTCTCGCCCGACATCTTCTTCCCCGGCGTCGGCGTGTTCCTGCAGCGCAAGCTGGGGATCTCCGAGAAGACCTCGTGCCCCTGCTACGACATCCGCCAGCAGTGCTCGGCGTTCCTGTACGGCATGCAGATGGCCGACGCCTTCATCAAGACCGGCCTGTACAAGCGCGTGCTCCTGGTCGGCGCCGAGATCCACAGCCACTCGATCGACTTCTCGGACCGCGGCCGCGACGTGACCGTGCTGTTCGGCGACGGCGCCGGCGCGGTCGTCCTGGGGCCGGCCCCGACCGACGACCCGCGCAGCGGCGTCATCTACACCAAGGTCCACGCCGACGGCACCGGCGCCGAGAACCTGTACATCAAGATCTTCGACATCACCAAGGCGCCGTACATCGCGTACGACACCCGCGATCTCGAGGTGAACAAGGACATCTACCCGCAGATGGACGGCAAGCGCGTCTACGTGCGCGCGGTCCGCGAGATGAACCTCGCGACCCAGCGGGCGCTGGCCGACACCGGCCTCACCTGGGATGACATCGACTGGTTCGTCCCGCACCAGGCCAACCTGCGCATCAACGAGCAGGTCGCGCAGCTGGCGCAGGTGCCGGCCGAGAAGTGCCTCAACTCGATCCAGTTCTACGGCAACACCACGGCCGCGACCGTGCCGCTGACGATCGACCACTGGCGCAAGGCCGGCAAGGTCAAGAAGGGCGACCGGGTGCTGTCGACGGTGTTCGGCTCGGGCTTCACCTGGGGCTCGGCCATCTTCACGGTGTGA
- a CDS encoding c-type cytochrome, which yields MTCLTAVVVLGLAPAAAAPPDGPALYDRLCLPCHGARGDGRGPAAPWLDPAPRDFTAGAWKWTTTGDASLPARADLRATIRWGAPGAMPGFGATLAPAELDAVVDVVLALAGLPPDPTADADASDDERAAVLGPGDAAAGGRRFVELGCPACHGADGRGDGRALPNRFGEPAPARDLVAVGVRRPAPDRAAAVIATLRHGVGGTAMPSFPLTDRDAADLAAFVVGLAAPRPGLPPLTAATIARDRAARATAGGYRPGADDDPDGAPFGHALPLQGPAPAALAPAQASLSSRQCARCHAKQVREWTGTIHGAAASPGLLAQTTRMTDGAAVESCLRCHAPLAEQQPRLRPGQRVAGAAGDDYTASAAFAPALQQEGLTCAACHVRAWERLGPSGRAPSLLPLPGYPVRALPVYERADFCIGCHQLPARLAVAGRPLLDTYREWLLGPYMARGVQCQHCHMPNREHTWKGVHDPETFRQGIAVVAVAARGRDGAVTVRARITNVGAGHYLPTTPTPAAWLSVELVDATGALVPGAIAERRIGRAIRFAGGAFVEDEDTRIAPGASLELAGAWRGGAVARAVAARVRVRVRPDDYYEGLYRQRLRGRLAPDVRAMFEAALARAEASPYVAYQDDVAITTAAPARSPTPAPGSPAAPPRSR from the coding sequence GTGACGTGTCTCACCGCGGTCGTCGTCCTCGGGCTCGCGCCCGCGGCGGCGGCGCCCCCCGACGGCCCGGCCCTGTACGACCGGCTGTGCCTGCCGTGCCACGGCGCGCGCGGCGACGGCCGCGGGCCGGCGGCGCCCTGGCTCGACCCGGCGCCGCGCGACTTCACCGCCGGCGCCTGGAAGTGGACCACCACCGGCGACGCCAGCCTGCCGGCGCGCGCGGATCTGCGCGCGACCATCCGCTGGGGCGCGCCCGGCGCCATGCCCGGCTTCGGCGCGACCCTGGCGCCGGCGGAGCTCGACGCGGTGGTCGACGTGGTGCTGGCGCTGGCGGGCCTCCCGCCGGATCCGACCGCGGACGCGGACGCCAGCGACGACGAGCGCGCCGCGGTCCTCGGACCGGGCGACGCGGCCGCTGGCGGGCGGCGCTTCGTCGAGCTCGGCTGCCCGGCCTGCCACGGCGCCGACGGCCGCGGCGACGGTCGGGCCCTGCCCAACCGGTTCGGCGAGCCGGCGCCCGCGCGCGACCTGGTCGCGGTCGGGGTCCGGCGCCCGGCGCCCGATCGAGCCGCCGCGGTGATCGCGACCCTGCGCCACGGCGTCGGCGGCACGGCGATGCCGTCGTTCCCGCTGACCGATCGCGACGCCGCCGACCTGGCCGCGTTCGTCGTCGGCCTGGCGGCGCCGCGCCCCGGCCTGCCGCCGCTCACCGCCGCGACGATCGCGCGCGACCGCGCCGCCCGCGCCACCGCCGGTGGCTATCGGCCCGGGGCCGACGACGATCCCGACGGCGCGCCGTTCGGCCACGCGCTGCCGCTGCAGGGCCCGGCGCCGGCCGCGCTGGCGCCGGCCCAGGCGTCGCTGTCGTCGCGGCAGTGCGCGCGCTGCCACGCCAAGCAGGTGCGCGAGTGGACCGGCACGATCCACGGCGCGGCGGCGTCGCCGGGCCTGCTGGCCCAGACCACGCGCATGACCGACGGCGCCGCGGTCGAGTCGTGCCTGCGCTGCCACGCGCCGCTGGCCGAGCAGCAGCCGCGCCTGCGCCCAGGCCAGCGCGTCGCCGGCGCCGCCGGGGACGACTACACCGCGAGCGCCGCGTTCGCTCCGGCGCTGCAGCAAGAGGGCCTGACCTGCGCGGCGTGCCACGTGCGCGCGTGGGAGCGCCTCGGCCCGAGCGGGCGCGCGCCGTCGCTGCTGCCGCTGCCGGGCTACCCGGTGCGCGCGCTGCCGGTCTACGAGCGCGCCGACTTCTGCATCGGCTGCCACCAGCTCCCGGCCCGGCTCGCGGTCGCCGGTCGACCGCTGCTCGACACCTACCGCGAGTGGCTGCTGGGCCCGTACATGGCGCGCGGCGTCCAGTGCCAGCACTGCCACATGCCCAACCGCGAGCACACGTGGAAGGGCGTCCACGACCCCGAGACGTTCCGGCAGGGCATCGCGGTGGTCGCGGTCGCGGCGCGCGGCCGCGACGGCGCCGTGACCGTGCGCGCGCGGATCACCAACGTCGGCGCCGGCCACTACCTCCCGACCACCCCGACGCCGGCGGCGTGGCTGTCGGTCGAGCTCGTCGACGCCACCGGCGCCCTGGTCCCGGGCGCGATCGCCGAGCGCCGGATCGGCCGGGCGATCCGCTTCGCCGGCGGCGCGTTCGTCGAGGACGAGGACACCCGCATCGCGCCCGGCGCCAGCCTCGAGCTGGCCGGCGCCTGGCGCGGCGGCGCGGTCGCGCGCGCGGTCGCGGCCCGGGTCCGGGTCCGGGTCCGGCCCGACGACTACTACGAGGGCCTGTACCGGCAGCGGCTGCGCGGCCGGCTCGCGCCCGACGTCCGGGCCATGTTCGAGGCGGCGCTGGCCCGGGCCGAGGCCAGCCCCTACGTCGCGTACCAGGACGACGTCGCGATCACCACGGCAGCGCCGGCTCGGTCGCCGACGCCGGCGCCGGGATCCCCAGCAGCGCCGCCACGGTCGCGGTGA
- a CDS encoding alkaline phosphatase family protein, translating to MRSPAALLSLSCAALACTPASTPVSTPVSTTSPPAPAGPATAPRLVVLVVIDQLPAWGLAARRGAYTRGLARLLADGVHFARAEYPYAITFTAPGHAAIGTGASPAVTGVVANAWYRRGAGVERAAEDDPASPVLGLDGARLAKVAGASSAALRVDGLAEALRTATGGRGRSVAIGGKARAACFVAGRRPDVVLWYEPAAVAMTTSVAYGEVPAWAVALGAAHPIAPVLDDVWALDDPAAVAAATGVEDDGPGETDARFPHRLAAMGDPAKALRLTPFLDTIEVDAAIAALAGEQLGADDVPDLLALSLSAHDYVGHQWGQESWEMFDLERRLDRELGRLLDVLDVRVGRGRYAVVLTSDHGATRMPDRTGGPRIPPATIEAAAEAAATALLGDGDWVAAVSSAMIYVRPALAASPRRAEVLAAMAAAVAAVPGVLAVVPMVPGACADQPERARRACLSTVPDESGELLVWPEDGGLVTSFPAGTSHDAPSDDDRTVPVIVYAPGARARTEPAPVSALAVTATVAALLGIPAPASATEPALPW from the coding sequence GTGCGCTCGCCCGCGGCCCTGCTCTCGCTCTCCTGCGCCGCGCTGGCGTGCACGCCGGCGTCGACGCCGGTGTCGACGCCGGTGTCGACGACCTCGCCGCCGGCCCCCGCCGGCCCGGCGACCGCGCCGCGGCTGGTGGTGCTGGTGGTGATCGATCAGCTGCCGGCGTGGGGGCTCGCGGCCCGGCGCGGCGCGTACACCCGCGGGCTGGCGCGGCTCCTGGCCGACGGCGTCCACTTCGCGCGGGCCGAGTACCCGTACGCGATCACGTTCACGGCGCCCGGCCACGCGGCGATCGGCACCGGCGCGTCGCCGGCGGTGACCGGCGTCGTCGCCAACGCCTGGTACCGGCGCGGCGCCGGGGTCGAGCGCGCCGCCGAGGACGACCCCGCCAGCCCGGTGCTCGGGCTCGACGGCGCACGCCTCGCCAAGGTCGCCGGCGCGTCGTCGGCGGCGCTGCGGGTCGACGGCCTGGCCGAGGCGCTGCGGACCGCCACCGGCGGGCGCGGGCGCTCGGTCGCGATCGGCGGCAAGGCCCGGGCCGCGTGCTTCGTCGCCGGGCGCCGCCCCGACGTGGTGCTGTGGTACGAGCCGGCCGCGGTCGCGATGACCACCAGCGTGGCCTACGGCGAGGTCCCGGCGTGGGCGGTCGCGCTCGGCGCGGCCCACCCGATCGCGCCGGTGCTCGACGACGTCTGGGCGCTCGACGACCCCGCCGCGGTCGCGGCCGCCACCGGCGTCGAGGACGACGGCCCCGGCGAGACCGACGCGCGGTTCCCGCACCGGCTCGCGGCGATGGGCGATCCGGCCAAGGCCCTGCGCCTGACGCCGTTCCTCGACACGATCGAGGTCGACGCGGCGATCGCGGCGCTCGCCGGCGAGCAGCTCGGCGCCGACGACGTGCCCGATCTGCTGGCGCTGTCGCTGTCGGCCCACGACTACGTCGGCCACCAGTGGGGCCAGGAGTCGTGGGAGATGTTCGATCTCGAGCGGCGGCTCGATCGCGAGCTCGGCCGGCTGCTCGACGTGCTCGACGTGCGGGTCGGGCGCGGCCGCTACGCGGTGGTGCTGACCAGCGATCACGGCGCGACCCGGATGCCCGACCGCACCGGCGGACCGCGGATCCCGCCGGCGACGATCGAGGCCGCGGCCGAGGCCGCCGCGACCGCGCTGCTCGGCGACGGCGACTGGGTGGCGGCGGTGTCGTCGGCGATGATCTACGTCCGCCCGGCGCTGGCGGCGTCGCCGCGGCGGGCCGAGGTGCTGGCGGCGATGGCGGCCGCGGTCGCGGCGGTGCCGGGCGTCCTCGCGGTCGTGCCGATGGTGCCGGGCGCGTGCGCCGATCAGCCGGAGCGGGCGCGGCGCGCGTGCCTGTCGACCGTGCCCGACGAGTCGGGCGAGCTGCTGGTGTGGCCCGAGGACGGCGGCCTGGTCACCAGCTTCCCGGCCGGCACGTCGCACGACGCGCCGTCCGACGACGATCGGACCGTGCCGGTGATCGTCTACGCGCCCGGGGCCCGCGCGCGCACCGAGCCCGCGCCGGTGTCGGCGCTGGCGGTCACCGCGACCGTGGCGGCGCTGCTGGGGATCCCGGCGCCGGCGTCGGCGACCGAGCCGGCGCTGCCGTGGTGA
- a CDS encoding peptidase M1, which produces MRRLAFALACCATACGGDDAASPDAGSLPPMADPSRDVVATRLAIDLTELTGTATIELAAGAGPGASLEVGDLDVRAVRIGDTPIEFAIADAQLDLGVGADPVAVTIEYGWRYHNNADGVDQSGFTLTWPYYCGNVFPCRSEPRDGTRFELALTGVPAGATAVYPAEITADTAAYQLAWVVGPYQRTSLGMTSAGTEVVVWHHAGEAAAAAAGTKHLRAAFDWMEQHLGPYRFGSVVGSVSAHWGGGAYGGMEHHPLWHVASDALGDESVHVHEAAHGWFGDGIRLACWEDFVLSEGAATYYEARVVEEVGEPGAGAAAWATLDQELVNMRAAGGGGVAWPASCGMVDVLTIFSRVPYVKGALFLRAVERKISRVTFDLVMREFYDRHGGGAAGVTDLVTTIREIGGYDATACAASWLGERAVPTDLTCP; this is translated from the coding sequence ATGCGCCGCCTCGCCTTCGCCCTCGCCTGCTGTGCCACCGCCTGCGGTGGAGACGACGCCGCCAGCCCGGACGCCGGATCGCTGCCGCCGATGGCCGATCCCAGCCGCGACGTCGTCGCGACGCGGCTGGCGATCGATCTGACCGAGCTGACCGGCACGGCGACGATCGAGCTCGCCGCCGGCGCCGGCCCCGGCGCCAGCCTCGAGGTCGGCGATCTCGACGTCCGCGCGGTCCGGATCGGCGACACCCCGATCGAGTTCGCGATCGCCGACGCCCAGCTCGACCTCGGCGTCGGCGCCGACCCGGTCGCGGTCACGATCGAGTACGGCTGGCGCTACCACAACAACGCCGACGGGGTCGACCAGAGCGGCTTCACGCTGACCTGGCCGTACTACTGCGGCAACGTGTTCCCGTGCCGGTCGGAGCCCCGCGACGGCACGCGCTTCGAGCTGGCGCTGACCGGCGTGCCGGCCGGCGCGACCGCGGTCTACCCGGCCGAGATCACCGCCGACACCGCCGCGTACCAGCTGGCCTGGGTGGTGGGCCCGTACCAGCGCACGTCGCTGGGCATGACCAGCGCCGGCACCGAGGTCGTGGTCTGGCACCACGCCGGCGAGGCCGCGGCGGCCGCCGCCGGGACCAAGCACCTGCGGGCGGCGTTCGACTGGATGGAGCAGCACCTCGGCCCGTACCGGTTCGGCTCGGTGGTCGGCTCGGTCTCGGCCCACTGGGGCGGCGGCGCCTACGGCGGCATGGAGCACCACCCGCTGTGGCACGTCGCGTCCGACGCGCTCGGCGACGAGAGCGTCCACGTCCACGAGGCCGCCCACGGCTGGTTCGGCGACGGCATCCGCCTGGCGTGCTGGGAGGACTTCGTCCTGTCCGAGGGCGCCGCCACCTACTACGAGGCGCGCGTCGTCGAGGAGGTCGGCGAGCCAGGCGCCGGCGCCGCGGCCTGGGCCACGCTCGATCAGGAGCTGGTCAACATGCGCGCGGCCGGCGGCGGCGGCGTCGCGTGGCCGGCCAGCTGCGGGATGGTCGACGTGCTGACGATCTTCTCGCGCGTGCCGTACGTGAAGGGCGCGCTGTTCCTGCGCGCGGTCGAGCGCAAGATCTCGCGCGTGACCTTCGATCTGGTCATGCGCGAGTTCTACGACCGCCACGGCGGCGGCGCCGCGGGCGTGACCGATCTGGTCACCACGATCCGCGAGATCGGCGGCTACGACGCCACCGCCTGCGCCGCGAGCTGGCTCGGCGAGCGCGCGGTCCCGACCGACCTCACCTGTCCCTGA
- a CDS encoding cold-shock protein, giving the protein MANGTVKWFNDAKGYGFISRSEDGRDVFVHYSAISGDGFRTLIQGQPVQYTENQGPKGLFASSVEQEQQQQLQQEQLQQHQGERDAV; this is encoded by the coding sequence ATGGCGAACGGAACAGTGAAGTGGTTCAACGACGCCAAGGGCTACGGGTTCATCTCGCGATCGGAGGATGGGCGAGACGTGTTCGTGCACTACTCGGCGATCTCGGGCGACGGCTTCCGGACCCTGATCCAGGGCCAGCCGGTCCAGTACACCGAGAACCAGGGCCCCAAGGGCCTGTTCGCGTCGAGCGTGGAGCAGGAGCAGCAGCAGCAGCTCCAGCAGGAACAACTGCAGCAGCACCAGGGCGAGCGCGACGCGGTCTGA